The Pseudomonas orientalis genome contains a region encoding:
- the codA gene encoding cytosine deaminase: MHIINARLRNREGLHDLHLEHGRIASITAQTGVPMSMAGDLDAAGNLVIPPFVEPHIHLDATLTAGEPRWNMSGTLFEGIECWGERKATITEEDTKTRAKKTIQALAAHGIQHVRTHVDVTDPDLTALKAMLQVREESTHLIDLQIVAFPQEGIESFRNGRELMEEAIRLGADVIGGIPHFEYTRDQGVSSVKFLMDLAERTGCLVDVHCDETDDPHSRFLEVLAEEARSRDMGARVTASHTTAMGSYDNAYCAKLFRLLGHSGISFVSCPTESIHLQGRFDSFPKRRGVTRVNELLEAGMNVCFGQDSIVDPWYPLGNGNILRVLEAGLHICHMLGYRNLQSALDLVTDNSAKAMALGDRYGLAPGRPANLLVLSADSDYEVIRSQGLPLYSIRNGKVLMKRQPAQVEFM, from the coding sequence ATGCACATCATCAATGCCCGTCTGCGCAACCGTGAAGGCCTGCATGATCTGCACCTGGAACATGGCCGGATCGCCAGCATCACCGCGCAAACAGGCGTACCGATGTCAATGGCCGGCGACCTGGATGCCGCCGGCAACCTGGTGATACCGCCCTTCGTCGAACCGCACATCCACCTGGATGCCACGCTCACCGCCGGCGAACCCCGCTGGAACATGAGCGGCACGCTGTTCGAAGGCATTGAATGCTGGGGCGAGCGCAAAGCCACCATCACTGAAGAAGACACCAAAACCCGCGCAAAAAAAACCATCCAGGCCCTCGCCGCCCACGGTATCCAGCATGTGCGCACCCACGTCGACGTGACCGACCCGGACCTCACCGCGCTCAAGGCCATGCTGCAGGTGCGTGAAGAAAGCACGCACCTGATCGACCTGCAAATCGTGGCCTTTCCCCAGGAGGGTATCGAGTCGTTCCGCAATGGCCGTGAACTGATGGAAGAAGCCATTCGCCTGGGCGCCGACGTCATCGGCGGCATCCCCCACTTCGAGTACACCCGCGATCAAGGGGTGAGTTCGGTGAAGTTCCTCATGGACCTGGCCGAACGCACCGGCTGCCTGGTAGACGTGCATTGCGACGAAACCGATGACCCGCATTCACGCTTTCTTGAGGTGCTGGCCGAAGAAGCGCGCAGCCGCGACATGGGTGCCCGCGTCACCGCCAGCCACACCACCGCCATGGGCTCCTACGACAACGCCTACTGCGCCAAACTGTTTCGTCTGCTGGGCCATTCCGGCATCAGCTTCGTCTCCTGCCCCACCGAAAGCATCCACCTGCAAGGCCGCTTTGACAGTTTCCCGAAACGCCGCGGGGTCACCCGCGTCAACGAACTGCTCGAAGCCGGCATGAACGTGTGTTTCGGCCAGGACTCCATCGTCGACCCCTGGTATCCCTTGGGCAACGGCAACATCCTGCGGGTATTGGAAGCCGGTTTGCACATCTGCCATATGCTCGGCTACCGCAACCTGCAGAGCGCCCTGGACCTGGTCACCGACAACAGCGCCAAGGCCATGGCGCTCGGCGACCGCTACGGCCTGGCACCCGGCCGACCGGCCAACCTGTTGGTGCTGTCGGCAGACAGTGACTATGAGGTGATTCGCAGCCAGGGCCTGCCGTTGTATTCGATCCGCAACGGCAAGGTGCTGATGAAGCGTCAGCCGGCCCAGGTTGAATTCATGTAG